In a single window of the Acipenser ruthenus chromosome 20, fAciRut3.2 maternal haplotype, whole genome shotgun sequence genome:
- the LOC131696707 gene encoding uncharacterized protein LOC131696707: protein MEDRFQSLKQIIEFMADLENASKQKEKEEQQEEEMDQKEDSALDQSKKEPAEPMDTDEVKTASATANKETGRQDSKDSVSKSISAAEKELEQIELVIEESCGKLTRKNIESQVQGLDRNTETPLEFERRKSDGTQLWDS, encoded by the exons ATGGAG GACCGATTCCAAAGCTTGAAACAGATCATTGAATTCATGGCAGACCTGGAAAATGCCAGCAAGCAGAAAGAGAAGGAggagcagcaggaggaggagaTGGACCAGAAGGAGGACTCTGCGCTCGACCAGTCCAAAAAAGAGCCAGCTGAGCCCATGGACACTGACGAGGTGAAGACAGCCTCCGCTACAGCAAACAAGGAGACCGGAAG GCAAGACTCCAAAGACTCTGTATCAAAGAGTATCAGTGCAGCAGAAAAGGAGCTGGAACAGATCGAGTTAGTCATTGAGGAATCGTGTGGAAAATTAACCCGGAAAAACATTGAGAGCCAG gtgcaAGGACtggacagaaacacagaaactCCT TTGGAATTTGAGAGACGGAAATCTGATGGGACACAACTCTGGGATTCCTGA